TGAAGATGGGGTAATGGAAGTCCTCGCACTCCTCGGGAAACACCGTGCCCTCCGCCGCCGCCATCTCCGCGAGCTCCGTGCCGTGGAACGGGTGGTAGGGGAAGAAGAACATGTAGTCAATGTTCAGTTCGCAGGCGAAGCGGATGGTGGCGTCGGTCTCCTCCGGGGTCTCCGTGGGCACACCGAGGATGCACGTCCCCATGACAGACAGGCCCGCCGCCTTCGCCCACGACACGGCCTCCCTGATCTGGTCCAGGGTGGTGCCCTTCCCGATCAGGTCCAGCAGGCGCTGGTTCCCCGACTCGATGCCGAACTGGATGTTCTTGCAGCCCGACGCGGCCATCCGTTTCAGCATGCTTTTCGTGGACGTGTCCACCCGGCCCAGCACCCCCCAGCGTATGTTAAGCCCGCGCTCGTCAAGCAGCCCGCAGAAACGGTCCACCCAGCGCTCGTTGATGCAGAAGTTGTCATCCAGAAACTTGATCTGCCGCACCCCCGTTTCGGCCACGATTTGCGCCGCCTCCTCCGCCACGTTCTCCGGCGATCGCCGCCGGTATTTCGGGTCGTAGAACCCGCCCCGGAAACAGAAACGGCACCGGTTCCACGTGCAGCCCCGCGAGGTGATCATGGCCGTGGCCGGCCGCGAGGTGTCCAGACCGAGGTTCGAGTTGGGGAAATACAGGCGGTGATCGTAAATGGACCGGTCCGGAAACGGCACCGCGTCCAGGTCGCGGGGCAACGGCGCGGGCTCCGTGGCCAGCACGCCGCCCTCCGCCGTCCGCAGGATGAGCCCCGGCACCGACGCAGGCGGCCTCCCGGCGGCAAGGGCGTCCACCAACTCCGCGAAGACAAACTCGGCCTCCCCCGGCACCGCCGCGTCGAGCGCCGTACACTGGCGCAGGGCCAGTTCCCCGAACGAGGTGATGTGGGCGCCGCCCATCACCAGAAAGGCGTCCGGGGCCTTCTCCCGCAGCAGGGCGGCGAGCTGGTAGGCGACATGGACCCGCCAGGTGGACATGCAGCTTATGCCCACCACGTCCGCCCCGTGGGACGCGGTCTCGGCCGCCGCCGCCTCAAGGCTGAGACGGCGCGACATGGCGTCCACAAAGACCACCTCGTGGCCGGACCGCCGCAGCACCCCGGCAAGATACCCCGCCCCGAGCGGGGGCAGGTAGCCGTAGCGGCTTTTTCCGCCGCCCGCCGAGCCCAGCGGGTCATACGGGGGCAGGACAATCGCCACTTTTTTGCGGCCCGCACCGCCGCCGCCCCCCGCCCCTTCGGAAAAGCCCGGACTTGCGTTCATAACACTCCTCGGCCGGGGCGCGGCATCGTTGAAACCGGCTCCGCCGTCAATATCCTTTCCACTGCCTCCCCGCCTGAAAAACAACGCCCAAAACGATACCATTACCCCCTGTTAAAAGCAAAGGGGGGCGCGCCCTTGTTCCCGCCATCCCCTCACCGTTTCCCGAGCAGCACGGACACGTCCGACGTGCCCTTGTTAAGGATGATCAGGTCGGGGACGCCGTCCCCGTTCACGTCCCGCAGGACCGACGTCGTGGCCCCGTCGCCCGCAAGGAAGTGCCGGGGCGCCTCAAACTGGCCCCCGCCCCGGCTGTAGCGCACCACGGCGTAGCCGTCCAGGTGCGTGGTGATCAGGTCGGCCAGGCCGTCCCCGCCGAGGTCGGCCAGCAGCACCGACACGGGCGACTCGCCCACGTTGAGCCGCGCCCCCGCCTTGAACTTGCCGTCGCCCGAACCGTCCAGCCGGAAAATGCTGTCGTTCGCCGTGTGCACCGTGGCCGCGTCCGGCACCCCCCCGCCGCTGTAGTCGCCGACGGCCAGGTCCGACGGGCCCGCGCCCGTGGTGTACCGCTGGATCGAGGCCGTGTCAAAGGTGCCGTCGCCGTTCCCCAGCATCCGCACCACCCGCGGCTCCGCCGCGTCGTTCGCCTGGTCCGGGTCGTTCCGGCTGATGAACACAATGTCCAGTTTCCCGTCCCGGTTGATG
The genomic region above belongs to Candidatus Hydrogenedentota bacterium and contains:
- a CDS encoding B12-binding domain-containing radical SAM protein, whose product is MNASPGFSEGAGGGGGAGRKKVAIVLPPYDPLGSAGGGKSRYGYLPPLGAGYLAGVLRRSGHEVVFVDAMSRRLSLEAAAAETASHGADVVGISCMSTWRVHVAYQLAALLREKAPDAFLVMGGAHITSFGELALRQCTALDAAVPGEAEFVFAELVDALAAGRPPASVPGLILRTAEGGVLATEPAPLPRDLDAVPFPDRSIYDHRLYFPNSNLGLDTSRPATAMITSRGCTWNRCRFCFRGGFYDPKYRRRSPENVAEEAAQIVAETGVRQIKFLDDNFCINERWVDRFCGLLDERGLNIRWGVLGRVDTSTKSMLKRMAASGCKNIQFGIESGNQRLLDLIGKGTTLDQIREAVSWAKAAGLSVMGTCILGVPTETPEETDATIRFACELNIDYMFFFPYHPFHGTELAEMAAAEGTVFPEECEDFHYPIFKPSAYASREQLRQKAMEAYRRYYFRPAYWAMMARGAARNPYLLKNHAASAMTFLSMMSVMKGRSPAVRRRADPAAETGK